In the genome of Nonlabens sp. MB-3u-79, one region contains:
- a CDS encoding SOS response-associated peptidase, giving the protein MCGRATIITPAVDLEKRFNAAFIKSAELKENVNISAGNEIPVITSEQPNHIQLFTLGYTPHWAHKQTYMINARSEGSLNIENNPNYKGAMGIFNKPMFRHAIKSQRCLVLVDAFIEGPKQEKLNKPFIVYPNRDRGPFALAGIYDTWEHPLTGELHRTVAIITTAANRLTQRIEHHRAPVVLSKEDEEKWLNPDISTAELSNMMQPFDSKGFNAYPISQKIKNPEANGLELLKPIGDKLFKDYDRCLYERLKFAEEDEYAIREERLVEGDQFVLF; this is encoded by the coding sequence ATGTGTGGAAGAGCAACGATAATTACACCAGCAGTAGATTTAGAAAAGCGGTTCAATGCCGCCTTTATAAAAAGTGCTGAACTCAAAGAAAACGTGAACATAAGCGCAGGTAATGAGATACCTGTAATTACAAGCGAGCAACCTAACCATATACAGCTATTTACTTTAGGCTATACACCTCACTGGGCTCACAAACAGACGTACATGATCAATGCGCGCAGTGAGGGAAGTTTAAACATAGAAAACAATCCTAATTATAAAGGAGCTATGGGTATTTTTAATAAACCTATGTTCCGTCATGCCATTAAATCTCAACGTTGTTTAGTTCTTGTAGATGCCTTTATAGAAGGTCCGAAGCAAGAAAAGCTTAATAAACCCTTTATCGTATATCCTAATCGTGATCGTGGCCCCTTTGCACTAGCTGGAATTTATGACACTTGGGAACATCCGTTAACTGGAGAATTACATCGTACCGTCGCCATTATTACCACTGCAGCAAATAGACTTACCCAAAGAATAGAGCACCATAGAGCTCCGGTAGTACTGAGTAAAGAAGATGAAGAGAAGTGGCTCAATCCAGACATCTCTACCGCAGAGCTTTCTAACATGATGCAACCTTTTGACTCTAAAGGATTCAATGCTTATCCTATTTCACAAAAAATAAAAAATCCAGAAGCAAACGGCTTAGAACTTTTGAAGCCTATAGGAGATAAACTTTTCAAAGATTACGACCGCTGTCTATATGAAAGACTCAAGTTTGCTGAAGAAGATGAATACGCCATCAGAGAAGAGCGTCTTGTAGAAGGAGACCAATTTGTTTTATTTTAA
- a CDS encoding helix-turn-helix transcriptional regulator, whose protein sequence is MAQEIPTEAKRFKQVREDLGKTQSEFADLLDAGSTTADIERGKKKITGKIVTELLRQFNVNPLWLYGNSYNKYLETSTSTAPKIITMDTNDRENMIMVPIKASAGYASNVQDTDWYNELPAFNIPLPQYREGSYRAFQVQGDSMLPVLQPQEWVMGKAVESVRTANDNRIHVVVTADSVLVKKLRKSESPEAVNLISLNREYPVIEQAVVEIKELWEVNSKLSFDLDVHEGEEAMISLKQGLDSLREEIQSIKKGNTFKKLL, encoded by the coding sequence ATGGCACAAGAGATTCCAACAGAAGCAAAAAGATTCAAACAGGTACGAGAGGACTTGGGGAAAACGCAAAGTGAGTTTGCAGACTTGCTCGATGCAGGTAGCACAACTGCCGATATAGAGCGCGGTAAAAAGAAAATTACTGGTAAGATTGTCACAGAATTATTACGACAGTTTAATGTGAACCCATTGTGGTTGTATGGGAATAGTTATAATAAATACTTAGAGACGAGTACAAGTACAGCGCCTAAGATCATAACCATGGATACTAATGATCGTGAAAATATGATCATGGTTCCTATTAAAGCAAGTGCTGGTTACGCAAGTAATGTACAAGATACAGACTGGTATAACGAGTTGCCTGCATTTAATATACCCCTGCCTCAATATAGAGAAGGAAGCTATCGCGCTTTTCAGGTACAAGGGGATAGTATGTTGCCTGTATTGCAGCCGCAAGAATGGGTGATGGGAAAAGCAGTAGAAAGTGTGCGTACAGCAAATGACAATCGCATTCATGTGGTCGTAACTGCAGATAGTGTTTTAGTAAAGAAACTACGCAAGTCAGAATCTCCAGAGGCGGTAAATTTGATTTCCCTTAATCGAGAATACCCAGTGATTGAGCAAGCAGTGGTGGAGATTAAAGAGCTTTGGGAAGTGAATTCAAAATTGAGTTTTGACCTAGACGTGCATGAAGGAGAAGAAGCGATGATTTCTTTAAAACAAGGACTCGATAGTTTGCGGGAAGAAATACAGAGTATTAAAAAAGGGAATACATTTAAAAAGCTACTCTAA